TACACCCTTTCTCTGGGTCCAAACCAGGCTGTGAAATCTCAAGGCCATGCTTCTTGACCATGTGTATGTATCTGCAACAACAaacttatattattatttaagataaaaaagaaaatggaaGTGAGTGTAAAATAAACTCACTCTTCTGCGTCAAAGTGATCGACTCCAAGATCTTCATCCCACATGAATATATAATCGTATCGCGCTACAATGTCAGGGTGCAAGAATCTCTTTGCATACCACCTTATATATTCACAATATAtgagagagtaaaaaaaatcatataactaGGGGAAATAAATAGAGAGGTCTAAGCAAAGATATTGCTACCATTTTGTCTGCTTCCGAACACTAATGTGTATTACATTCTTCGACCAGTCAAACTCATCATCCCACTCACTTGTTCTTCCATCGTAATGAAACAGAACAATGGTAAAGTTGTCTGAAAACTGTTTTTAATTAGGAAGACAAAACATAAATGAGTTTACTATTAAGATAAAAACAGAAAACAGAAAGGACATGAAGCAACCTTCTTAACACACGCATCTATGTTTTGTCTTTGTTTATAACCCACTGTAAATGTTACTAGATATCTCGGTTTCTTCTTCAAATCCTGAGGAAGcagagagaagaaacaaaagctaGTGTCACTGATCTCACACGTAGAAATGTAAAATCCAAGAATGAGAATGTGGTTTGGAGAAACAAACCTCTTCAGGGTTCCCCCATAACCTGCGCAAGTACAAGTCTGATTCGGATGCAATAATACCGGGTGGCAATCTCTCTGCACCTTTAGGATTTGAAGGAACCCATATCTGAGTAAAATGTGAATCACACTGTTCTTGAAACATGAAAACAAATGTGTAAAGTTTATAAAAGAATAACACAAAACATACCTTTGAGATATCAATGGCATGTACAAGAGCTGCAATATCTGAATGTCTATTTGAGATAGTAATGGAACGAAGAAGGTTTTTCGGTAGATTCGCCTTCACAATACAAAATGGCAacatatgaagaaaaaaatctaagaagAATCAAAGAAGAGATTGGAGAGAAAGAAGACTAACCTTAGTGATCCATAAAGATGGAAATGATAGTCCAAGGAGAATGCCAAAAGCTGTAGCAAACAAAGCAGTTGCAAGAAGCTTCATGCCATTATCTTCTGATCTTCTACCATAAGTTGGACTGTACCAACAACAATTATAAGCTGGTCTAAAGCTTTTTATACGTCtacagagaaaagaagaaaagaaacgaGATTAAGGGGTTGTTACCTGCGTGACAAGATTCccataattatgttttttaatcACAACTTTTGATTCTAAGCTCCAAATGTCACCAACACCATTACTCCTATTATAAACAAAACTGCAATGAGCTAAATTCCTTGAGCGATGCAATTAAACATGTGACCAATACGCATGATCTAATCAAGGACTCAATTCACGTTGGATCAGAGATGTTGCATGATGTTGAATCAAACGGTATTCGTCATTAAATAGATAACACATATATATTCTTAACcagatagaaaaaaaatacaatttattcaTGACATTACAAATCAGTAGAACACCCAGTGATCGCTTTTGGAGATCTTTTTCAGAACAGATGTGGGTTTTGGTTTTATCTCAAAGGAGATTAAAAATAATAGCAGccaaataatatttgattttctaaaatttacaGATTTTCTGTGATATGATTACTGATTTAGCATATGGAAGTGTAAGCCAAATTAAATGGGGAGTAAtctctttggaattttttatattaatttgttttgatttggtaCACTTGGTCATCATATGGGcgaaatattttccatttttggcAGATATCTTTATGAATAATTGACTCcaaacaagaagaagatcaagaagTAATAACTTTAAAGTTCCTTTTTAATCTTTGAACGGTTCAAAAGTCATgtgttaaactatttttagcacgtaatattaatatatatcagtcacattaaatttttgaaacatTTAATAGCTGTAAATTAAAGTTGTAAAATCCCCTTCGGAGAACTTTTAATGATAAACCTTGCCTATGATTAACAACTTTGTCATTACTTATGTGTTCTCATTAAAATCCACCTCACATCCTTTATTGAATAATTCTCTCTTTTCTAGACTAATTATGTGTCATGCCATTGccaactaaaattaaaaaaagataatattatatgtttcattttatgCATTTTATGCAACTATAGTATATGTTGCCATATTCAAAATGTATTTCGGTTTCAGTTATCACAAATGGAAATAACCACTGATTATAAACAATGAAGTAGagtttatgaatatttttttttattggaaaaTGCAAATACATAAGGTCCAATCGTCCGACCTATTTCTCTAATTTATTGCAACATGTATACTTTAAAAAGTATACTTTAAAAACTATACGATTATAATAAACAATTCAAAACCGTAGACAAAGATGGATATCAACCATGTTTATGTTTCACTGCCTGGTTggttttattttaacaaaatgtaaaatattaaaaccaaaTTTGTTTCCAtgatatttaaatttcattttgaatcgatgtttttttgtttaaaacgtGAGTAAATCAttctaaattggtttaaatatataatgtataccAAACTAATTTACATTGTGACTATTGATATCTCTTATAATACATGACATATATGTGAATTGTTTCTGTGGTTTATGGTTTACAACGTGGGTAAATCAAACGAGCATGGTTTAAATGGCATAAATATATCGAACAATTAACTTGGTGAAATGGATAGCTATTAATACATGTGatatatatagttttgaatCTACTGTGGGATATTCGGAATGTAATGTTGATTGTCTATCCTTAAGAAATTGAAAATTTACCCATTGACCAAGTATAATAAATTAGATATATTCACTAGAATATTATGCTACCGCAATTATAAAATTGCATTTAATTAGTGAATGAATCACGAGTATTCGATTTTCCATTCTTCCCAGTCATAtcttttgatttatattatcTTTAATAATCATTTAATTAGCGAATGATCCACGCACATTTAATATTAACTTACCGCAATTGCTGTgggatatttaaatatttgaacaTCAAATATTCATTTTACATATATACGAAACAAACACTACAATTGCGGGTATTGTTACCGTTTCAATTTAAACCCCATAATATCTTTCTCATAAATGCTTCAATTGCTTTTCGTATCACTATATAAGACCACAATGTGACGTGAATCAAAGACCACAACTACCCACCCTCTTATACCCAGTACAGAGTCATCTTTCCTTTAGTTAAAATGGCTACATACATCCTATTTCATAGTTGAAGCCTTACAAATCCATGCAGAATATTAATGTTAAGATCATTAAATTTGGAAACAGTACTATGCGGCTGGTGGTCTAACCATTGAGATGATCCTTATTGATTTTAATGTGAAATTATTTCTGCATACATTTGTCTTTTTCTACtttgtatgattttttattattttatcacacTATATTATAACCGATTACCATATATTATATCACATAAAATATACTTGATGTCATTTTAATGTAAACTCGATATCACACTATATCAAAACCATTTATATAAAACTGGCAATTTAAAGATATTTACGGCAATTATGGCATTGATTCGCttaatatataattgtaaatatttcagtatatttctaatattattttaaaaatataagtttctAAATATCATAAGGGGATTGTCAATCACGCAATACTTTCATGACGATGCATGATCTtcttaatatttcaaattaggAATGTATAAAGATAAATATGACACTAATTCTGGTTATATATGTACTCATTAATATTAGACGAATTGGTAAAAGAAAGTCACTATCGAAACCGATGTATATAGACTTATTTTTATCGTCACtgattaatttaaaattgaatttcGTTGACAAGATTCCCAGTTTATTTCCTATAATATTCCAATCAATTCCCATAGCAATGAATAAGGCAAACTTTCGAAATTCAATATTAATTTGAATTATTAATCTATAATCTATATACTTTTAAAGTTATAATCTCTTTTAGACCATAACCCCGCGCAGGGCACGGGTTACCCactagtaatatttttatttatggttCGTGAAtgaaatatatagatagtcatcaataattaataaaataaaatttacaacaaTGATGATCTCATTTATGTATAGTATATAGTACTAAAATTTACATTTCACACCCTTTCACATTTGTTCAACTGCATGTTATGTTTTTCAATATCACATATTGTTTCTTACAGTTTGGTATACACTAACAAACTTGTTCTGATTAATCTACATCTGGCAGCATCCATTCCATTGCACCATTCAGATTTCGAAATACAGATATATCCATATGCTGTTCAGATCCAATTTTGGAGATTCAAACTCTTAACAAATCCTTTTACTTTTGGAGATTACAACATATCCTCTATTTTGGCTTTGCAGATTAAAACTTGCTCCACTTACATTTTTGGAGAAGATGTGGCTATATAGCCTATGTTCCGACAGTGTattgtcctccccccacttgtgtgctcttcttcttgtttttttacaaaaaagtaaaaaagaaaatgattaatTAACCTTTGTTTGTTTCTTGCATTCTTCGGATCAAATTCTCATATGGACCAAAAGGGTTCAGATTATTCTGATATGGACCCCTTCTTTTTTTCCATTTTGTATTCAAATTTAATTCGAAAATTAGAAGAATCAACCAAAAAACCTAAAGGACTTAAACATATTTACAAATCCATGCCATTAATATCTTCCCAGAACGACCCAAAACCCGATCCAGAttcaaaccctaatttttctttctttcttttgtcttcTCCATTGATATTTCTACAATTTTAAAGCAAAGTCAAATTTTTTCAGTCACTTatcaaatttctttttcttatcacAAATCGATCAACCCATAGTCTTGTTTTAATCCATTATGTCTTATTCGAAACCAGATCTACTCATATACGTACGAGATTCGTAAAAAATAAGAACACAGAGTATTACTAGTACAACTCCACCTAATGCAACTAGAACAACTAAAACAAGTATAACTTGTACAACTAAATTGAGTATAACCaatataactagtacaactagaaCTCGAATTACTTGTACTTTGCAACTAATATGgtgatatttagtttttttttcagcgtATGAATGATATAAAAAAGATGATgttgaaaaaataatacatattaatCTAATATTTCCCGCTTGCATCTATCAAAATACATGTATAACTAGAACAACTAGAAGTCTATAACATGTATAATTACTACAACATTACAATTAATATGattaaatttaatgtttaatCTTCATGGATGTGTCAAAATATGTTAATAGTTTGTTTAtagaatatttgttttgataatgatttgttttaccatttgtactagttgtaccagTTGTATTATATATGGAAAAAATCGTCTTCATGTTTTTGCTCCCGAAGCCGAAGAAGACAACTGCCGAGCGAGAAAAGATTGCATTTTAAGATCTGGAAGAATATACTCCAAAAGATAATGTATAAGCCATCACGAGTTTGAAAAGAAAGCATAAACATtaatatttggtatttggacTACAACAATAATAGTTTAACTGGTTCAAATGGTTTAACTACAATAGTACTATTAGTAGTTTAATTGTGGCAACACTTGATTTGTGTTTTTCTAGCACTGGTTAGTAGGTTTCTCGCCCAAAGTTCATTTTCTTGATATGGACATgaataaatataagaaatagagcAATTGTAATCACATTCACAAGAAGAACATGATCaaactttcatattttgatataaaatatgatatacataTGTTTGTTGTATCTAcaaatttgatttcaaataGTTTTTGATTCTTATGTTTGCAAATTAGTAAATTTCACtcagtttattatttaattctattttataattatatatttttcatactaaaacaaatcttcaaaaatttatgaagtttttaaaaatttatgaaatttataatCTCAATACCAtcaatttctttttaatatctacaaattttagaaatattatttagttttacgtTTTGATATTTACGTACCTAACAAatttttctcttaattttatCGACtttgatttaatgtattttaaccaaaaaaaatagataacaggttaaactacacaaaaatatttaggaatggtacaactagtacaactactTGATTTAATATTCAATCATAATGTGTAAAACATGATATACGTTTAAAACGTGATGcacaatataaaatgaaataacataGTTGTACCAGTATTCGAGTTGTACCGGTTTTTATATAGTTGTCGTTGTTTTTGAATTGTACTTGTTTGTACCTAGTTGTATTTTGGCAGTGAAATCGAAAAAACTAGTTGTACGACATAAAATTTAAACTCACCTCAGTTGTATCACTTCTTTACGTGTACATTCCTTTGCCCcaagaaaatgaaatcataaattttgttaaaacacacttcatgtatgttttccaaaaattatgtgGACAAAGAAGTTAataaaccttaaaagtataaggtagatAATGCAAACTTATGTAATTGTGTTAGatttgcaaaaacaaaaaaaaaaacatgaaatatcATAAGGAACCTTTATAAATACTTTCCAATTTAGCCactttgttgatttttttatatgacaTACTTGAAGGAATATTTAAATGTCAGAACatacatagttgtactagttataacAGTATCACTAGTCTGGTAAATAAGAAATAGTTGTACCATTTATACTAGTCGAACATGTATTGTTTGATATATAGTTTTTCCATGATGAATGATGAAGCACTGGATATATTGTCCTATCAAAGTCCATTGATCTATCCAATAATACTTAGAACAGTAATGTTCAGCAATTTTTCCACGCTTATGATGGCAATAATTGCATgcacacaaattttgagaacCTGGATAGTTGTACTGAGTTGTACCAATTTATTTAACTACAATTAACTAAAaccctcttcttctttttttggtcaaaccgtgcgacatttatatatataaagtatgcATCTCTCTCACTATGCTAACCTAGCCGCACCACTTTTGTCAAGGGTGACTAGATGGTTTTGTTGTTGTACTTCTCCTCCTTCCTCTCTTTCCTCTTGatctcatttttcttttctttcgtttcttctttcttcttcttcttacataATTATAATACGTTAGTGCATGGAGGAAGAAACGATTCGTAGCTGCCGCATCTTATCACCACGGTCACTGTTCTTCACTACCGGAGAGCCATGCCATCAAAACAGACTGGAGTTGTCATACATCACCGTAGGAGGAGTCGTGTCATCGGAAACTATTATTGATGCTCTCGCTGCTGATATACAATGAAGAGAAGTTTTGACGGTGACCGTTGGAGCCTTGGAGGAGCTGTGCCATCTGAAGCCATCATTAATGCTCTCCTTTATGATATGATATACAATGAAGTCTAGCAGTTTTAACGTGGAGAGAAGTACACGAACCGGAGCTGTCACTGTCGACCACCAACATGCACCACCGGACGTGCATCTCATGCCACATGAAAAGTAACTACATTACTGGAGCCAATGGTCGAATATTCGATAAACGTTAAGGAATAAACAGAACGCATTAATGGAGAGAGTCAAAGAGAATGATTAGAAGATGAAAGGAAAAAACCATGGTTgagagtttacaaaaaaaaacgatgGTTCATGAGGAAGAAGAATGAGTGGACCCTAGTGTTTGTTGATTGGTTGGTTGGAGaaataaaagacaaaaattCATTAAAGGTATAAGTATAAATTCTCCTGAATTGGTCcatctattatattaaaagagaagtcatgacttAATTCATGTGcgattttttaatttggaccactccttagaaagttgttaaaattaatttttgtataaatatttaaattatttgaattattctaagacaaacaaatcaaatagaTATTCCTATATTTACTCTAAAATTATATCTGACTAAAATCTTTGTATAtctttttacttacaatataaatataaatatatataacattttttattaaaataaaccttttaaatatttaagtaatttCGTGTTTGTTTAACATAAATGTATATTCGTTTTTCACttaaacaaaacttttaaatatttagttaatgtcgtgtttattttaaaattaaatttatatttattttaactaaaacgaaattttaaaatatctaacaaATTTTCTAATTATAACTAAACACATGTACATTTTTGTATTAATATgcgatattaatttaatataatttttcaataatttttttgatctttCACCAGTAAAATTTTTCAATTTAGAATTTTgtatcacatgatttaaaatatgaaaaatttaaaacaaataaattaaattattgcatgtgaactataaaattgttgtgcattaaaatgttatattaaacaattaGTAATATGGTAAATATTACAATTAATCATGTAAAACAACTAATTATgtgtgtaaaaataaaataattacccgcacggttgtgcgggtcaagatctagtacAAATTAAAATTGGTGGTAAGAGATTGTTTTTTAGTCTTTTGGTCCATATCAGATTAATGTCCGTATTCTTCAAACTTATTAATGAACAAAACTTATGTTCACCCCTAAGGTGAACTTTTAAATTCACTTTTTTTCTTATTACTAATCAAAATGCCACgtagattaataataaaatatattatttttaaaaataaaatctaaaataattgaaaaaaaataatgatgctCATTTTAATGACGCTAAACACcactaactaaaccctaaatcttaaattctaaccctaaaccttaaatctaaaccctaaaccctaaattctaaactcaaaccctatatcttaaacccaaatcctaaacccaaaccgtaaactctaaacccaaaccctagaccTTAAAGTCAAACCCTAGATCATAAACTCAAACCTAGACTCTAAActcaaatct
This region of Brassica napus cultivar Da-Ae chromosome C5, Da-Ae, whole genome shotgun sequence genomic DNA includes:
- the LOC106363288 gene encoding uncharacterized protein LOC106363288, whose amino-acid sequence is MGILSRSPTYGRRSEDNGMKLLATALFATAFGILLGLSFPSLWITKANLPKNLLRSITISNRHSDIAALVHAIDISKIWVPSNPKGAERLPPGIIASESDLYLRRLWGNPEEDLKKKPRYLVTFTVGYKQRQNIDACVKKFSDNFTIVLFHYDGRTSEWDDEFDWSKNVIHISVRKQTKWWYAKRFLHPDIVARYDYIFMWDEDLGVDHFDAEEYIHMVKKHGLEISQPGLDPEKGCTWQITKKREHVEVHKETDEKLEWCSNPPRPPCAAFVEIMAPVFSRDAWRCVWHMIQNDLVHGWGLDFALRRCVEEPAYEKIGIVDTQWIVHQFIPSLGSQGKEEDGKSPWQGVKDRCHMEWKMFERRVDEAEKEYFKSLQVQTPSNSTTLH